A segment of the Niveibacterium umoris genome:
CGCGTCGGCCGTCATGCGCGCCGGCGCGCAGGACTATCTGAGCAAGGATCGCCTTGACCGCCTGATCCCCGCGGTGGAGCGGGAACTGCGCGAGGCGCGCATGCGTACCGAACGCTTGGCCGCGATCGAGGCAGCGCGTGACCATGAGGCCCGCCTTGCGGCGCTTGCGGCAAACATTCCCGGCGCGGCATTTCAGTTGCGACGCGCAACGAGCGGTGCGATCGAGATTGACTATCTGAGCGAAGGCGCCCTGCTGCTCTTCGAGGTTCCCCTCGACGAATTGCTCGGCGAAGGCGAACGCCTGCTCGGCATGATCCTTCCGGACGATCGCACGCGCTTTGATAACAAGCTCACGGACTGTTCGGAACGTTCGGCCACCTTGAACTGGGAGGGTCGCATCCGCGTGCCGGGTCGCGACACGAAGTGGATCAACGTTCGCGCAACACCGACCGCGCTGGCCGACGGCACCACACGCTGGGAAGGCGTGATGTGGAACATCACGCTCAGCAAACAAGCGCAGGCCGAGCTGTCGGAATCCCGCGCGCAACTGGCGGAACTCTCGAACCACCTGCAAAGCGTCAAGGAAGACGAACGCGAGCGCATCGCCCGCGACATCCACGACGTGCTGGGCGGGCTGCTGGTGGGGATCAAGATCGAGCTCTCGCTGCTCGCCACACGCCTGGAAGCCGACCCGGCACACGGCGCACGCGCCAAACGCATCGCCGATCTGGTCGACGATGCCATCACTACAGCGGGCCGCGTCGCGCGTGAGCTGCGCCCCGGCATCCTGAAGGAATTCGGCCTCGCCGCCGCGATCGAAAGCCACGCGGAAGACTTCGCGCAACGCACCGGGCTGAAGTGCAATGTATTGTGTGCCGACCACGACATCGAATGCGCAGAGGAAGCGGAAATCGCGATCTTCCGGATATTCCAGGAATCCCTGACCAATATCGCCAAGCACGCGCGCGCCAAGGAAGTGACGGTGCGCCTGATGCAGGAAGGTGACGAGGTCGTACTGCAAGTCACCGATGACGGCGTAGGCATTCGCAGCGCCGATCTCGCCAAACCCCGCTCTTTCGGCCTGCGCGGCATGCGGGAACGCGTGGCGAGCCTTGGCGGCAGTGTCGATATCACTGCTGTGCCCCCCCACGGTACGCAAATACTGCTGCGCGCCCCGATTGCCCAACCGACCCACCTGCCCCCCTCACTGGAAAGCACCCGAGGCTGACGATGAACGCTCCGACAATCCGCGTACTCATTGCAGACGACCACGCTATCGTGCGCCAGGGCCTGCGGGCGATTCTTTCCGACACCAGCGACATGGTGGTCGCCGGCGAAGCCGAGAACGGCATCCGCGCGCTGCAATTGCTCCGCGACGGCAGTTGGGATGTGGTGCTGATGGATGTGAACATGCCCGACCGCAACGGCATCGACACCCTGAAACTGGTGAAGAAGGAATTCCCCAAACTGCCGGTGCTGATGCTTTCCATGCATCCTGAGGAGCAGTACGCCGTGCGCGCCTTGAAGGCCGGCGCCTCAGGCTACCTGTCCAAACAGAGCGCACCGGAACAACTGGTGCTGGCGATCCGCCAGGTGGCATCCGGCAAGAAATACGTCAGCGCCGAGGTGGCGGAACAGTTGGCAACCGCCATAACCGAAGACGATCGCGCACCACACGAAAGGCTCTCCGATCGCGAATACCAGACGCTGTGCATGATCGCGTCCGGCAAGACGCTGACGCAGATTGGCGAGGAACTCAATCTCAGCGTCAAGACGGTGTCGGTGTATCGCGCCCGCTTGCTTGAGAAGATGAAGCTCAAGAACAACGCGGAACTGACGCATTACGGCCTCAAGCACGGTCTGGTCGAATAGACGGCGCTCAAGATGGGCGAGCGAATGCCGTAGGCAATCCTGTACCGCGAATCCATCCGGGTAAGCCATGAACCAGCCCACGCAAAGTCCGTCCGACATCGCCCGCGAGGTGCTCAAGCGCCTCGCCGTCAGCCGTGTTCCGCCGACGCCGGACAATTTCCGCTCGATCTACCACCAGATCGCCGGAACGCAGCCGGAAGAGACCTTCCCCACGCGTGAGTTCAAGAGCTTCTCGGCCGAACTGCCACGCGATCGGCCGGAGCAACTGCGGCTCGCCAGGCGTTTTGAAGGCGCGGTCGCGGAAGGCAACTGGGAGAGCTTCCACACGCGGATGCTGCAGTTGTTCCAGGAGATCACCGAAGAAACGCTGCCCTGGGGCAGCCTGATCCGCGATCTGCTCGCGCAACTGGAGCGGCGCCACGCCAACCTCACCCCAAAACGCAAGGCCGAAGCGCTCGACCACGTGCTCGGCGCCAGCCAGGCTGATCCGCAACAACTCTTCAACCGGCTGCAGGGCCTGATTCGCGGTTGGGCCGGCGAGGCAACGGCCGAAACCATCGTGCTGGTCGACACGCCACCTGACGCAGCCGAAACAACGGCTGTGGGGGCACCCGCCCCCGCTACATCGGAAGCCGAGGCCGCGCCGGTGAGCAGCGCGCGCAGCGAGGCAAGCCCGCTGAAAGGTTCGATCAGCGACAGTCTCGAAGTCCGCTCGCTGATCGCCCAGGTGCTCGAAGAAGCCATCGGCGGCCTGCTGATCGAGACGCCCGAGCTGAGCACGCTCGCGACGCAACTCGCCAATGAATTGCGCCAACCGAGCGCCCGCTTCGACACCGCCGGCTTCACCGAGCGCCTGCGCGGCTTCGCCTATAAGGTCGAATGGGTGGTGCGCGATCAGGCAGGTATCCGTCAGGCGCTGCTGCGCCTGTTGCAGTTGATCATCGAGAACATCAGCGACCTGGTCGCGGACGACAGCTGGGTGCATGGCCAGGTGGAAGGCGTGCTCAAGGTCACCGCAGGCCCGCTCGACCGCGACGCCATCGACGAGCTCGGCAAGCGCCTGCGCGACGTAATCCTCAAACAGGGCGTTCTCAAGAAAAGTCTGGTCGACGCGCAGGAGCGCCTCAAGGCGATGCTGTCGGGATTTGTCGATCACCTGTCGGATTTCTACGCGACCACCGGCGGCTATCGCGACCGCATGGAGCACTGCGCAGAGCAGGTCGCGCAGGCGCAGTCGATCGGCGAACTCGCCTCGGTGGTGGACGAGATCATCCAGGAGACGCGCAACATCCAGATCCGCGCCGAAAACTCGCAGAGCGAACTCAACACGCTCAAGCAGAAAGCCGACGCGGCCAATGCCGAGGTGCAGCGGCTGCAGAAGGAACTCGACGATGCTAGTGATCTGGTGAGGCACGACCCGCTCACTGGCGCGCTGAACCGCAAGGGTCTCGACGAGACGCTGGACCGTGAAGTCGGCCGCGCTGAACGCAGTGGCAAGCCCCTGTGTCTGGCGCTGATCGACGTGGACAATTTCAAGCAGCTGAACGACTCGCTCGGGCACACGGCCGGCGACGAAGCCCTGGTGCACCTTGCGCGGGTCATTGGCGACACGATCCGTCCGCAAGACTCGGTGGCCCGTTACGGTGGCGAGGAATTCATCGTCGTCTTGCCCGACACTGATCTCGAATCCGCGGTGGGCGTCATCCAGCGACTGCAGCGCGAACTGACCAAACGCTTCTTCCTGCACGACAACAGCAAGCGTCTGATCACCTTCAGCGCCGGCGTCAGCCAGCTCGATCCCAAGCAACCCGCAAAACGGACGATCGATCGCGCGGACGAAGCCATGTACCGCGCCAAACGCGCCGGCAAGAACCGGGTGGAGGCGGCGCGTTAGCGCATTCGCCTGTCGACGACAGGTTTTTCGCGCGCCGCGTGTTCAGTCCAGCAGGTCCCAGCTCACCGGCGTGCCGCGCGGAATGTCGCGCGCTGCGCGCCGGCCCAGTACCTGCGGCAGATGGCCCGGCAGCAGACCGAGCCCTGGCCGGATCGCGCGCACCGTCGCCGCGGTCAGACGTTCGCCTGCCGCCACATCCTCGACCACATACAGACTGCGGCGGAACTTCACCGAATCGGCCTCACGTTCGCCCGGGCCGTAGTGCACTGCGCCGAGCGAAGCCCTCGCCCGCTCGCATTCGGCCATCAGCTGACGCACCTCGGCGGGTTCAAGCGAAAACGCGCTATCCACGCCACCTTCCGCGCGCGACAAGGTCACATGCTTCTCGATCACGGTCGCGCCCATGGCCACCGCGGCAATGGCCGCACCGATGCCGAGCGTGTGGTCCGACAGCCCGACCTCGCAGCCAAATGCCTCCCGCATGTGCGGCAGCGTGCGCAGGTGGCTCTCTTCCGGCGGCGCCGGGTAACTGCTGGTGCATTTGAGCAGCACCAGATCGCGACACCCCGCATCGCGGGCCGCCTCAACCGCCTCCCCGATCTCGCGCAGCGTCGCCATGCCGGTGGACATGATGATCGGCTTGCCGGTGGCGGCGACCTTGCGAATCAGCGGCAAATCGACGTTTTCGAACGACGCCACCTTGTAGCAGGGCACGTCGAGCGTTTCGAGAAAGTCGACCGCCGTCGCATCGAAGGGCGTCGAGAATGCCAACATGCCGCGCGAACGTGCCCGTTCGAACAGCGGTTTGTGCCAAGCGCAGGGCGTGTGCGCTTCGTGGTACAGATCGTAAAGCGTGCGGCCCTTCCACAGGTTCTCCGCATCGGTAATCAGGAATTCGCGTTCGGCGATGTCCAGCGTCATCGTGTCCGCGGTGTACGTCTGCAACTTCAGCGCATGCGCACCCGCTTCCGCCATCGCATCGACAATCGCCAGCGCACGATCGAGCGAACCGCCGTGGTTGCCGCTCATCTCGGCGATGAAGAAGGGAGTCGAGTCCAACCCGACCCGGATATGCCCGATCTGAATCATGAAAATGCTCCCGGCGTTGCGATGACGCGGCGTTCCAAGGATCATCTTGCACGCCCGACCGGCGCAAGGTTAGCAATAAATGACGGGGTTTCCCGCGTCTTATCCGCCCACCACTTGCGCACCGTCGCGGCATCATCCACTTCGTAATGCTGCGCCCGGCACACGCTGGCGGCGCACACAGGACACGCGCATGAGCAATCTGGACCAACTCCGACAGACCTTCAGCGACGCGCTGGCGATTCCGCCCGATCAGGTGGTGAACGACCTGCGCTTCAACAGCATCCCGCAGTGGGATTCGGTGGCCCACATGGCACTCGTGGCCGCGATCGAATCTGCCTTCGACATCATGCTCGACACCGACGACGTGATCGACATGTCCAGCTTCGCCAAAGCGCAAGAGATCGTGCGCAAGTACAACGTCGCGCTCTGACTGAATGACGCCCAGGCCACGCACCCTCTTCGTGATCCATCGCTTTGACACCAAGTCGCTGGCGGACTCGGCGGGTGTACTTGAGGTCATGCGGCCGATGCTCGCATCTGGCCTGCTTGGCGAACACCGGCTTGTCTCCCTTGGGTGTGACACGGAGGACTACCGCCGTCTGCTCAAAAAACGGCTCGCCGACGTCGGATCGCAGGCCGACGGCGCTCCTGTCGTGGTGTACGGGGCCGGCGCGCACACCCGGCAGTTCTGGCCCGAGTTGCGGCATCTCAATGTCGTCGCGGTCGCGGACCGGGACGAGACCCTGCATGGCACTCTGTGCGTTGGACTGCCCGTCATCTCTCCGGCGCTGGTGGCAAGCCACGCGCGGCATGTGGTGATATCCAGCCGTGCCTACGAATCAGCCATCGAGCGCGAACTCGGCGCCCTGCACGGTGATGCGATCACCATCCACCCACTTTATGGCAGCAATCCCGACGGCGAACTTCGCCATGTCTGGGAAACGGAGATCCTCGACACGGTAAAGGATTTCCAGCCCGACTTGCTGGTCTACACCCCGGTGCATCCGCACGAGAACCTTCAGCCGTGGCTGTTCGAAGCAGCGCGAAAAGCGCAGCCAGCGCTCAAGATCCTCACGCTGTGGTGGGACTATGACGAAGCCGCGGAGCAGTCGAGCTACCTCGACTACGAACGAGACAGTCTGCTCTGGGCGGATCTCGTGATCGAGAACTCGAACGGAACGCGTCTGCAACGGATGGCGGCAGGCGCTCCGCCCTACGAACACCACCGTCACTGCGAACGCGTGATCTTTCACCCTACGCCGTTCGATCCGGCCCTCTTCTACCCGCAACCGGACGTCCCGCCCCTGTACGACATCGCGCTGTTCGGAAGCTCGGTCGGGCGTCGACGCTTCTGGATCGACGCGCTCAAGGCGCGATACGGCGAGCGTTTTCATCATCTGGGCGGCGTGTACGAACCGAATCGCCCGCCACTGCCTATCGCCGACTATGCCTTCGCGCTACGGCACACCAGGATCTGCATCAACACGCAGACCTACCCGTTCCGCAGCCAGTGCAAGGGCAAGGTCAGGGAAGCTCTCGGCTGCGGCGTGCTGCTGCTTGAAGAAGACAACCCCGAGACGCGACTGCTGCTCGCACCCGGCGAGGGCATTGACTACTTCAGCGACGTCGAAAGCCTGTTCGCGCTGATCGATCGCTATCTGGAGCACGATGACGAACGCCGATCCGTCGTCGAGCGCGGGCAGCAGGTGTGGGCTGAACGGATGAACCCCGGCACCTGGACGGCTAAGGTGCTGGCCCGCCTGGGGTTGAGTGGAGCCAGGCCATGAGCACCGCCATCAAGATCGTCTACGAGAATCACTGGAACTTCGGCATCCACCTGGCTGACACGCTCCCGCTCATCCGCTGCGGGCTGGAACTCGCCGGATTCCGTGCCGACATCGAGAAGCCGCTTTGCCCGGGTACGCTGAACATCGTCGTCGAGAACTTCGACGATAGCTTCGCGGATCGCCTGCTCGCAGCCGCTGACCATGGAACCCGGTTCATCATCGTCGCCACCGAGTTCATGACCGGTACGACTTTCAACGACTTCGGCAAGCCGGAGGATGTCGCGCCCGACAAGCACTACGACAACGTGCGTTACTGGGAATCCCGCTACCGGAACTTCATGCGGGTCGCAGAACGCGCAGTGGCGGTGTGGCACCTCTCCGAACAGCAGGTTGGCGTCTATCAGGCCACCCTTCCCTGCCCGGTCGGATATCTGCCCCACGGCTACGTGGAGGCACTTCGACGTATCGCATTCCGCCCGGATGCGGCGCGGGACATCGACTTCCTCTTCACCGGCACCTTGACCCCGTATCGCAGGGAGATCCTCGACACCCTCGGCCGGCTCGGCTACGAGGTCAAGGCCGCACCGATGCTCACCGCCCATTTCCATCGCGAGGATCTGGTCGCGCGCACTCGCGTCGCGCTGAACCTGCGGCAGCACGCCGGCTGGATGCACCCGTCGAACAACCGCATCCATTACCACCTGAACAATGGCTCGCTGCTTCTGAGCGAGCAGTGTGCCGTAGCGTGCGATCTTGACCCGTTCGTGGCGCGCAGCGACCAGATTGTCGAAGCCGCGGTCGCGACCCTTGAAAGCGGCAGCTTCGGTACTCGCGGCGAGGCGGCACGACAATCGTTCGCCACAGCCCGCCCGATGGGCCCGTTGATGGCAGAACTGGTCAGGCAGACATTGCCGCGAGAACTCGTCGACGCACTTGCCCGGACGATCCAGCACGCAGATCCGGGCGCCCCGCCGTCCAACAGGGAGACGATGCAATGACCCTCGCCAGCCCGGAAGTCCTGGACATCGAGCCGATCCACACCTGCAACCTGCGTTGCAAGATGTGCCATGTCAGCACCGAAACGCTGACGAACGAACGGATCGACATCGATCAACTTGAACGGAGCCTCGACGGCTGGGAAGGCGGATGGGCCTACGTCGGCAGCACCCATGAGCCGATGGCGCATCCGGAGTTCCCGAAACTCATCGAAGTGCTGGCGCGAAAGCGCGCCAGGATCGTGCTGACGACCAACGCGACGCTGGCCAAACCTGCCGCGTTGGAGGCACTCCGGGGCGCGGACGTCCGGAGGCTGTACATCTCCTTTGACGGCGTGACACCCTCGGTGTACGAGTCTGTCAGACGCGGGGCCTCCTTCGACAAGGCACTCGAAGGCGCCATGCGACTCATTGACGCCTGCCGGGACGCGATCATCGCCGTCAACTACACGGTCATGGCCTCGACCCTGGCCGACACGCGTGCGGCTGCGGCGTTCTGGGAAGCGCGGGGAGTGCACGGCGTCGGTTTCATTGTCGCGGTTCGCCGGAGCAACCACCCGGATGCGATCAGCGAGGTGCTTGCTGGCAGGCAGGCCGAGGTGACCTCGGCCATGGAAGATGTGGCCGAAGACATCATCCGCAACGGCCGCGCGATCTTCGCCTCTTCTCCGGTCTTCTCGGAATCCTGGTTCCTTGAGCGCTATGCGGGCTATTGTGACCCACCGGTGGTATTCAGCCATACGGGCGGCAAACGTCCGCTGAATGCGCGTACCGAGATCCTGACTGCCCCGCATCCCGAAATGCCGATCGCATGCAGTGCGCCATTTCGCGGCGCGAAGATCCGGTACAGCGGCGAAGTCGTGGTCTGCGACCGGGTCGTCATCGGCAACATCCACGACGCGCCTCTGCTCGAAATCTGGCGCAGCCCCGCTGCGGAATCG
Coding sequences within it:
- the pseI gene encoding pseudaminic acid synthase, yielding MIQIGHIRVGLDSTPFFIAEMSGNHGGSLDRALAIVDAMAEAGAHALKLQTYTADTMTLDIAEREFLITDAENLWKGRTLYDLYHEAHTPCAWHKPLFERARSRGMLAFSTPFDATAVDFLETLDVPCYKVASFENVDLPLIRKVAATGKPIIMSTGMATLREIGEAVEAARDAGCRDLVLLKCTSSYPAPPEESHLRTLPHMREAFGCEVGLSDHTLGIGAAIAAVAMGATVIEKHVTLSRAEGGVDSAFSLEPAEVRQLMAECERARASLGAVHYGPGEREADSVKFRRSLYVVEDVAAGERLTAATVRAIRPGLGLLPGHLPQVLGRRAARDIPRGTPVSWDLLD
- a CDS encoding response regulator transcription factor, coding for MNAPTIRVLIADDHAIVRQGLRAILSDTSDMVVAGEAENGIRALQLLRDGSWDVVLMDVNMPDRNGIDTLKLVKKEFPKLPVLMLSMHPEEQYAVRALKAGASGYLSKQSAPEQLVLAIRQVASGKKYVSAEVAEQLATAITEDDRAPHERLSDREYQTLCMIASGKTLTQIGEELNLSVKTVSVYRARLLEKMKLKNNAELTHYGLKHGLVE
- a CDS encoding glycosyltransferase family protein, whose protein sequence is MIHRFDTKSLADSAGVLEVMRPMLASGLLGEHRLVSLGCDTEDYRRLLKKRLADVGSQADGAPVVVYGAGAHTRQFWPELRHLNVVAVADRDETLHGTLCVGLPVISPALVASHARHVVISSRAYESAIERELGALHGDAITIHPLYGSNPDGELRHVWETEILDTVKDFQPDLLVYTPVHPHENLQPWLFEAARKAQPALKILTLWWDYDEAAEQSSYLDYERDSLLWADLVIENSNGTRLQRMAAGAPPYEHHRHCERVIFHPTPFDPALFYPQPDVPPLYDIALFGSSVGRRRFWIDALKARYGERFHHLGGVYEPNRPPLPIADYAFALRHTRICINTQTYPFRSQCKGKVREALGCGVLLLEEDNPETRLLLAPGEGIDYFSDVESLFALIDRYLEHDDERRSVVERGQQVWAERMNPGTWTAKVLARLGLSGARP
- a CDS encoding response regulator, producing MTRQALRVLLVEDNEDDAILLVSRLRRAGYEVMSERVDTPQSLDAALTRGGWDLILSDYKIPGFSGIAALELVQSRKIDVPFFIISGTIDDETASAVMRAGAQDYLSKDRLDRLIPAVERELREARMRTERLAAIEAARDHEARLAALAANIPGAAFQLRRATSGAIEIDYLSEGALLLFEVPLDELLGEGERLLGMILPDDRTRFDNKLTDCSERSATLNWEGRIRVPGRDTKWINVRATPTALADGTTRWEGVMWNITLSKQAQAELSESRAQLAELSNHLQSVKEDERERIARDIHDVLGGLLVGIKIELSLLATRLEADPAHGARAKRIADLVDDAITTAGRVARELRPGILKEFGLAAAIESHAEDFAQRTGLKCNVLCADHDIECAEEAEIAIFRIFQESLTNIAKHARAKEVTVRLMQEGDEVVLQVTDDGVGIRSADLAKPRSFGLRGMRERVASLGGSVDITAVPPHGTQILLRAPIAQPTHLPPSLESTRG
- a CDS encoding radical SAM protein, which encodes MTLASPEVLDIEPIHTCNLRCKMCHVSTETLTNERIDIDQLERSLDGWEGGWAYVGSTHEPMAHPEFPKLIEVLARKRARIVLTTNATLAKPAALEALRGADVRRLYISFDGVTPSVYESVRRGASFDKALEGAMRLIDACRDAIIAVNYTVMASTLADTRAAAAFWEARGVHGVGFIVAVRRSNHPDAISEVLAGRQAEVTSAMEDVAEDIIRNGRAIFASSPVFSESWFLERYAGYCDPPVVFSHTGGKRPLNARTEILTAPHPEMPIACSAPFRGAKIRYSGEVVVCDRVVIGNIHDAPLLEIWRSPAAESVRATVPRPGNELCASCDYYRFCLRAASINLKDESAYTSERVRRSA
- a CDS encoding sensor domain-containing diguanylate cyclase — encoded protein: MNQPTQSPSDIAREVLKRLAVSRVPPTPDNFRSIYHQIAGTQPEETFPTREFKSFSAELPRDRPEQLRLARRFEGAVAEGNWESFHTRMLQLFQEITEETLPWGSLIRDLLAQLERRHANLTPKRKAEALDHVLGASQADPQQLFNRLQGLIRGWAGEATAETIVLVDTPPDAAETTAVGAPAPATSEAEAAPVSSARSEASPLKGSISDSLEVRSLIAQVLEEAIGGLLIETPELSTLATQLANELRQPSARFDTAGFTERLRGFAYKVEWVVRDQAGIRQALLRLLQLIIENISDLVADDSWVHGQVEGVLKVTAGPLDRDAIDELGKRLRDVILKQGVLKKSLVDAQERLKAMLSGFVDHLSDFYATTGGYRDRMEHCAEQVAQAQSIGELASVVDEIIQETRNIQIRAENSQSELNTLKQKADAANAEVQRLQKELDDASDLVRHDPLTGALNRKGLDETLDREVGRAERSGKPLCLALIDVDNFKQLNDSLGHTAGDEALVHLARVIGDTIRPQDSVARYGGEEFIVVLPDTDLESAVGVIQRLQRELTKRFFLHDNSKRLITFSAGVSQLDPKQPAKRTIDRADEAMYRAKRAGKNRVEAAR
- a CDS encoding acyl carrier protein codes for the protein MSNLDQLRQTFSDALAIPPDQVVNDLRFNSIPQWDSVAHMALVAAIESAFDIMLDTDDVIDMSSFAKAQEIVRKYNVAL